A genomic window from Leptospira andrefontaineae includes:
- the rpiB gene encoding ribose 5-phosphate isomerase B, with amino-acid sequence MKKIGIASDHGGFELKEYLRKELADSIEILDFGTKDESSVDYPLIIAEACKKVLSKEVDGLIALCGTGIGASIAANRHKGIRAALCHDEFTAEMSRRHNNANVLVLGGRVLGKDLAARIAQKWLNTSFEAGRHERRVGQLDTIV; translated from the coding sequence ATGAAAAAAATTGGCATCGCTTCCGATCACGGTGGATTCGAACTTAAAGAATACCTTCGCAAAGAATTAGCGGACTCAATTGAGATCCTTGACTTCGGCACAAAAGATGAATCCTCTGTGGATTACCCTTTGATTATCGCCGAGGCTTGTAAAAAAGTTCTCTCTAAAGAAGTGGATGGATTAATCGCACTTTGTGGAACAGGTATCGGAGCTTCCATCGCTGCAAATCGTCATAAAGGGATCAGAGCTGCTCTTTGCCATGACGAGTTCACTGCGGAAATGTCTCGTCGTCATAACAACGCAAACGTATTGGTATTAGGCGGTAGAGTTTTAGGTAAAGACCTAGCGGCCCGAATCGCCCAAAAATGGCTCAATACTTCTTTCGAGGCAGGACGTCATGAAAGAAGAGTGGGTCAGTTAGACACCATCGTTTAA